The Erythrobacter sp. genome segment AGGTTGGCTGGGACTTCGTCGAGCAGTTCGAGGAGCGCCACCAGCGCTTTTTCACTCGCAGCACCCCGGGCAAGTGGCAGTTCGACCTGCCCGCCTATGTCGGCTGGCGACTCGCGGCGCTGAAGCTGGGCTGGATCGAGACCTTGGCGATCGATACCTACACCGACGAAGCGCGCTTCCATTCCTACCGCCGCGCCACCCATCGCGGCGAACCCACCTATGGCAGGCAGTTCTCCCTAATCGGCCTGTCGTAAACCTGCATCGCCCCGTCGATTCGGGCAGTCGTTGCAATAAGCGGTCACAACAGGGCCAAAAGGCGGGTTGGCAGGGCGGATTTGCTCGTCTATCAGCCCCGCCAAGCTGGCGACCGGCACTCCGCATCGCGGGGACCTGCTGCGCACGCTGCAGACGGGTTAATCTTCGGGTCGCAGGCTACCTTTGTAGGAGCCTTCCGGTGGTCCGAAGTTCAAGGCAAGGACTTGGCAAGGCAGGCAAATGGCAACCACCACAGGCACTCCTGAAGCTACCGAAGTAGCCGTTGAAGAAGGCGTTCGTCGCCGCGACTTCATCGAAATCGCTGCCGTTTCGGCTGCCGGTGTCGGCGGCCTCGTCATGGTCATGCCGCTGATCAGCCAGATGAGCCCTTCGGCGGACGTGCTGGCCGAGAGCACCACCGAACTGGATATCGCCAGCCTCGAAGTGGGCCAGGCGATCAAGGCTGTGTTCCGCAAGCAGCCGGTGTTCGTGCGCCGCCTGACACCGGACGAAATTGCCGCTGCCAACGCTGTCAGTGTCAACGATCTGCGCGATCCGCAAACGCTGGCCGAACGCACGCTGCCCGGCAATGAAGACCTGCTGGTGGTGATGGGTGTCTGCACCCACCTCGGCTGCGTCCCGCTGGGTGCCGCCGATGGCGAGAACAAAGGCGAATACGGCGGCTATTTCTGCCCCTGCCACGGCTCGCACTACGATACCGCCGCGCGCATCCGTAAAGGCCCGGCGCCGACCAATCTCGAAGTACCTGAATATACCGTCACCGACACGACGCTCGTGATCGGCTGAGGCAAGGAAGAGACAGAGACATGAGCTTTCCCTGGGCCAAGGAATACACGCCGCAGAACGGACTGAGCAAGTTTTTCGACGAGAAACTGCCGCTTCCGCGCCTCGTCTACAACGCCGTGGGCGCGGGCTATCCGGTGCCGCGCAACCTTTCCTACTTCTGGAATTTCGGCGTGCTCGCGGGCTTCTGCCTGATGCTGCAGATCGTCACCGGGATCGTGCTGGCGATGCATTACGCCGCCAATGCCGATGTCGCCTTCGCTTCGGTCGAGCACATCATGCGTGACGTCAATTGGGGCTGGCTGATGCGCTATGCGCACGCCAACGGCGCCAGTTTCTTCTTCGTGGTGATCTACATCCACATCTTCCGCGGCTTCTTCTACGCTTCGTACAAGCCACCGCGCGAAATGATCTGGCTGATCGGCGTCACCATCTTCCTGCTGATGATGGCGACTGCCTTCATGGGCTACGTGCTGCCGTGGGGCCAGATGAGCTTCTGGGGCGCCAAGGTCATCACCGGCCTGTTCGGGGCGATTCCCTTCGTCGGCGAACCGCTGCAGATCTGGCTGCTGGGCGGCTATGCACCGGACAATGCCGCGCTGAACCGCTTCTTCAGCCTGCACTACCTGCTGCCTTTCGTGATCGCGGGCTGCGTGATCCTGCACATCTGGGCGCTGCACATCCCCGGCTCGTCGAACCCGACTGGCGTGGAAATCAAGTCGGAAAGCGACACCCTGCCGTTCCATCCGTACTACACAGCGAAGGACGGCTTCGGGCTGGGCGTGTTCCTGCTGATCTACTTCAGCTTCGTGTTCTTCCTGCCCAACGTGCTCGGCCACCCTGACAACTACATTCCGGCCAACCCGCTCTCCACGCCCGCGCACATCGTGCCCGAATGGTATTTCTACCCGTTCTACGCGATCCTGCGCGCCTTCACCTTCGACTTCATCCTGCCCGCCAAGCTGTGGGGCGTGCTGGCCATGTTCGCGTCGATCCTGGTGTGGTTCTTCCTGCCGTGGCTGGACAAGGGTCCGGTCCGTTCGGGTCACTATCGCCCGCTGTTCCGCAAGTTCTTCTGGTTCGGCTTGATCCCGACGATGATCGTGCTGTTCATCTGCGGCGGTGCGCCGGCCGAAGAACCCTATGTGATGATCAGCCAAATCGCCACCGCATACTACTTCCTGCACTTCCTCGTGATCCTGCCGATCGTTTCCTCGATTGAGCGGCCCGAACCCTTGCCCTTCTCGATTACCGAGGCGGTGCTGGGTTCGGACAAGAAGGCAGTGCTGGGCGAAAACGCCGAGCCGGTGGCCGTCTGATCGGCCCCGCGGTTTAGTGTTGAACGGAAAGAGCAGTTTATGATCCGCCTAGTTGGTATCCTTGTCGGTCTCGGCTTCACGCTGGTGGTCCTCGTGTCGTTCGGCTTTGGCGCCTACACCGCCGCGACCGAGCCTGCTGAGCAGCCCGCCTATTACGCCTTCCTCGAAGAGTCCCATGCCCCTGAGGGCGGGTTCTCGTTCGAAGGTCCGCTGGGCACCTGGGATGCCGCGCAATTGCAGCGCGGCTACCAGGTCTACAAGGAAGTCTGCGCTGCCTGCCATTCGCTGCAATACGTGGCGTTCCGCAATCTGGGCGAGCTTGGCTATTCCGAAGAGCAGGTGAAGGCCGAAGCTGCCACATGGAACGTGCCGGGCATCAATCCCGATACTGGCGAAGATGCGTTGCGTCCCGGCACCCCGGTGGATTACTTCCCGCGCCCCTTCGCCAACGACGTCGCAGCACGTGCCGCGAACAACAATGCGATCCCGCCCGATCTATCGCTGATGACCAAGGCACGCGAAAACGGACCGGCCTATGTCTATTCGTTGCTGACCGGCTACGCCGATCCCAACACCTACACCAATGAAGAGGGCCAGTCCTTCGCCCAGACGGCTCCGGAATCGATGCCGAGCACCGGACTTCACTTCAACCCCTACTTCCCTAACATCAACCTGGCGATGGCCCCGCCG includes the following:
- the petA gene encoding ubiquinol-cytochrome c reductase iron-sulfur subunit — protein: MATTTGTPEATEVAVEEGVRRRDFIEIAAVSAAGVGGLVMVMPLISQMSPSADVLAESTTELDIASLEVGQAIKAVFRKQPVFVRRLTPDEIAAANAVSVNDLRDPQTLAERTLPGNEDLLVVMGVCTHLGCVPLGAADGENKGEYGGYFCPCHGSHYDTAARIRKGPAPTNLEVPEYTVTDTTLVIG
- a CDS encoding cytochrome b N-terminal domain-containing protein gives rise to the protein MSFPWAKEYTPQNGLSKFFDEKLPLPRLVYNAVGAGYPVPRNLSYFWNFGVLAGFCLMLQIVTGIVLAMHYAANADVAFASVEHIMRDVNWGWLMRYAHANGASFFFVVIYIHIFRGFFYASYKPPREMIWLIGVTIFLLMMATAFMGYVLPWGQMSFWGAKVITGLFGAIPFVGEPLQIWLLGGYAPDNAALNRFFSLHYLLPFVIAGCVILHIWALHIPGSSNPTGVEIKSESDTLPFHPYYTAKDGFGLGVFLLIYFSFVFFLPNVLGHPDNYIPANPLSTPAHIVPEWYFYPFYAILRAFTFDFILPAKLWGVLAMFASILVWFFLPWLDKGPVRSGHYRPLFRKFFWFGLIPTMIVLFICGGAPAEEPYVMISQIATAYYFLHFLVILPIVSSIERPEPLPFSITEAVLGSDKKAVLGENAEPVAV
- a CDS encoding cytochrome c1, producing MIRLVGILVGLGFTLVVLVSFGFGAYTAATEPAEQPAYYAFLEESHAPEGGFSFEGPLGTWDAAQLQRGYQVYKEVCAACHSLQYVAFRNLGELGYSEEQVKAEAATWNVPGINPDTGEDALRPGTPVDYFPRPFANDVAARAANNNAIPPDLSLMTKARENGPAYVYSLLTGYADPNTYTNEEGQSFAQTAPESMPSTGLHFNPYFPNINLAMAPPLVVDGQVTYADGTEATVSQMASDVSAFLTWTAEPRMIERKQTGWWVLAFTLFATILAWFAKKQVWSAVKPKRKDS